Proteins from one Naumovozyma castellii chromosome 3, complete genome genomic window:
- the NCAS0C02420 gene encoding uncharacterized protein (ancestral locus Anc_8.487) → MINNLYTGKVAIAHNSTSNETVHAQQTTLNRFLITQFLKGVQLRYAHLFIDPSDLLTTDLRFVRTSNFFEIILRRAKSTKLQFKKVCCIIIKFLACCNKEFNYMKFLKYNFHKLIVASFILSVPNIQGDEAIKISTRETSYELFSKITGLSAEEITHCCSIVRPIVIRRSRQQTLTLRQAPRMNASINYDGDIFSNEDPQPLSINPRHLNNNDSDLNLNQRWPDAMSTNTLNDSSGDESLETRPSNGYILEPELEQFNRSARKLVQESFRVI, encoded by the coding sequence atgaTCAATAATCTTTATACTGGCAAAGTGGCCATCGCCCATAACTCAACTTCCAACGAGACGGTACACGCCCAACAAACTACCCTAAACAGGTTTCTTATCACTCAGTTCCTCAAGGGGGTCCAACTGAGGTATGcccatttatttattgatccGAGTGATCTTCTTACCACTGATCTTCGTTTTGTGAGGACATCGAATTTTTTCGAGATCATTCTAAGAAGAGCCAAATCCACTAAATTACAATTTAAGAAAGTGTGTTGCATTATAATTAAGTTTCTGGCCTGTTGTAATAAAGAGTTCAATTACATGAAATTCCTCAAATACAATTTCCACAAGTTAATCGTTGCATCGTTCATTTTGAGTGTCCCAAACATCCAGGGCGATGAAGCCATCAAAATATCGACGAGAGAGACAAGTTATGAACTATTCTCTAAGATAACAGGTCTCTCGGCGGAAGAGATAACTCACTGTTGTTCCATAGTGAGACCTATAGTTATTAGGCGGAGTAGACAGCAAACGTTAACGTTACGGCAAGCTCCAAGAATGAATGCTTCGATTAATTATGATGGGGATATATTTTCGAATGAGGACCCACAACCGTTAAGTATCAATCCTAGGCATCTAAACAATAACGACTcagatttgaatttaaatcaaCGATGGCCGGACGCAATGAGCACTAACACTCTTAATGATAGCAGTGGTGACGAGTCCCTGGAGACACGTCCAAGTAACGGATATATATTGGAGCCAgaattggaacaatttAATCGTTCGGCGAGAAAGTTGGTCCAAGAGAGTTTCAGAGttatataa
- the MET31 gene encoding Met31p (ancestral locus Anc_8.486) — MNEESTFFRLAAEAIVATSLNANNVDPTIRELLNRINYNDNMATARIPGMLDVTGVSNHANLNTTAHLSPKSLPSMQTVELSHIPSSQSTSSSLHTHTDKSNKVAKRVRKDSYDNKRYPCSKCELIFLRSSDLRRHEKAHLLVLPHICSQCGKGFARKDALKRHFNTQTCQRNRKKLMEIAGGNINELLERARVNGTSL, encoded by the coding sequence ATGAATGAGGAATCTACGTTTTTCAGGTTAGCTGCAGAAGCCATTGTTGCAACATCGTTGAATGCCAATAATGTGGACCCAACGATAAGAGAGCTACTTAATAGAATTAattataatgataatatgGCAACGGCTCGTATACCTGGAATGCTAGATGTTACCGGTGTGTCTAATCACGCTAACCTGAACACAACTGCACATTTATCACCAAAATCTCTACCCAGTATGCAAACTGTGGAGTTGAGCCATATACCTTCCTCACAATCAACCTCCTCGAGCCTCCATACGCACACAGATAAATCGAATAAGGTGGCAAAACGTGTAAGGAAGGATAGTTATGATAATAAACGATATCCATGCTCTAAATGTGAATTAATCTTTTTAAGATCATCTGACTTGAGGAGGCATGAGAAGGCACATTTATTAGTCTTGCCTCACATCTGTTCGCAATGTGGGAAGGGATTTGCAAGAAAGGATGCCCTTAAGAGACATTTCAATACTCAGACATGTCAGCGTAATAGAAAGAAGTTGATGGAAATTGCAGGCGGTAACATTAATGAGTTGTTGGAAAGAGCTAGAGTTAATGGTACAAGTTTATAA
- the EGD1 gene encoding Egd1p (ancestral locus Anc_8.485), giving the protein MPIDQEKLAKLQKMSANNKVGGTRRKFSKKSGSSAGGNKDDTKLHEQLAKMHAVTVDNVAEANFFKEDGNVLHFNKVGVQVAEQHNTSVFYGLPQEKNLQELFPGIVSQMGPEAIQALSQLAAQLKQHEDKEKSGEAATAEDASAVPELVGGEPDVE; this is encoded by the coding sequence ATGCCAATCGACCAAGAAAAATTAGCTAAATTGCAAAAAATGTCCGCCAACAACAAGGTTGGTGGTACCAGAAGAAAGTTCTCCAAGAAATCTGGTTCCTCCGCCGGTGGTAACAAGGACGATACCAAATTACACGAACAATTGGCTAAGATGCATGCTGTCACCGTCGACAACGTTGCTGAagccaatttcttcaaggaAGATGGTAATGTTTTGCACTTCAACAAGGTCGGTGTTCAAGTGGCTGAACAACACAACACTTCTGTCTTCTATGGGTTACCACAAGAAAAGAACTTGCAAGAATTGTTCCCTGGTATTGTTTCCCAAATGGGTCCAGAAGCTATTCAAGCTTTATCTCAACTAGCTGCCCAATTGAAGCAACACGAAGATAAGGAAAAGAGTGGTGAAGCTGCCACTGCTGAAGATGCATCCGCTGTTCCTGAATTGGTCGGTGGTGAACCAGATGTCgaataa
- the NCAS0C02450 gene encoding aldo/keto reductase, producing MSLVKQVRLGKSGLKVSPIIVGCMTYGSKNWANWVLEDKEEIFKILKHCYDNGLRTFDTADVYSNGTSERILGEFLKRFNIKRETVVIMSKIFFPVDESLDLHQGSKVDQEYIDLQLSFQQGLNRKHIMAGVANSVERLGTYIDILQIHRLDKEASMEEIMRSLNDVVVSGQVRYIGASSMLATEFAELQFIAKQNGWFQFINVQSYYNVLNREDENELIPFCKKHGVGLTVWSPNARGVLTRPADKTGTRMLSDPTFIKMGLDKLDESDKEIIGVVEAIAKKKGISMAMVSMAWILNKGANAIAGLNSIERVDEAIRAIDVKFTVEELELLEKPYKPKRRVV from the coding sequence ATGTCTCTAGTTAAGCAAGTTCGTCTAGGTAAATCAGGCCTCAAAGTTTCACCAATCATTGTCGGTTGTATGACATATGGTTCCAAGAACTGGGCTAATTGGGTGTTGGAGGACAAAGAAGagatattcaaaattctaAAACATTGTTACGATAACGGGTTACGTACCTTTGATACTGCAGATGTTTATTCCAATGGTACTAGTGAAAGAATCCTAGGTGAATTCTTGAAGAGGTTCAACATCAAGAGAGAAACTGTCGTCATCATGTCAaagattttctttcctGTGGATGAAAGTTTAGATTTACATCAAGGAAGCAAAGTTGATCAAGAATATATCGACTTGCAATTATCATTTCAACAGGGTCTTAACAGAAAACATATAATGGCTGGTGTTGCTAATTCTGTTGAGAGGTTGGGTACCTATATCGATATTCTACAAATTCACCGTTTGGATAAAGAAGCTTCAATGGAAGAAATCATGAGGTCTTTAAACGATGTTGTTGTTAGTGGGCAAGTTAGGTATATTGGAGCCTCTTCCATGCTTGCTACAGAATTTGCTGAATTGCAATTTATTGCCAAACAAAATGGTTGGTTTCAGTTTATCAATGTTCAATCGTATTATAATGTGTTGAACCGtgaggatgaaaatgaattaattccATTTTGTAAGAAACATGGTGTTGGTTTGACTGTTTGGTCACCAAATGCAAGAGGTGTCTTAACAAGACCAGCAGACAAAACAGGTACTAGAATGCTCAGCGATCCCACTTTTATTAAGATGGGTTTAGATAAACTTGATGAAAgtgataaagaaattattgggGTGGTCGAAGCCATTGCTAAGAAGAAGGGTATTTCTATGGCTATGGTTTCCATGGCTTGGATTTTAAACAAGGGAGCCAATGCCATCGCTGGCTTGAATTCTATTGAGAGAGTGGATGAAGCAATTAGGGCAATTGATGTTAAATTTACCGTAGAAGAGCTTGAATTGCTGGAAAAGCCATACAAGCCAAAGAGAAGAGTTGTTTGA
- the SVL3 gene encoding Svl3p (ancestral locus Anc_8.484) — MSSLRVLTLGNNPNIPLYTSRFQAAKSVELFHVSDSESNVFQLETFRNGTEQFEVANHFTSLDSLASSLEGQENCFFDLVILSASSLQELSSVVSKLGPLINTNTKMFLESSGFVQLEPFVKMSMDSSQLSVFSIISDFDIREIAPNRFKQFPTNNSSVNGATIYLGDSSASKIQQQQSGFSHKYPKNICGLLDTFKRLFQKLFPKETIDLCNYSSLEFLSQQWTFAIPHICFDPLLIMLEETDPNNLHNQILAKPLISGLVTETVTVAKNMGVKLQNNLDNENSLLQYWQNQYQSDDETPALVYHFLHKTAPLNIDLVVLQIILLADDFSIKTPYLEFLYSLLCQYQKLNDGTSKWFMRKQDTSKSDSKLISLENENSRLMDTLHEKEEIVKSLQNKEYNYKGTIENSQNQLTNLNEQLSTNDRQHQEEVRRLEAKLQNTSLNVSNNSPSRQMQTASSAVQQLKQDEYKVTGTPNLKDLEDFAVHNVNYGESPSHQQQLQPPHSQSQSQSSLAGQTSSHRSGSSDTSFDNDTTLKERELELRKKELELQERELEMQKRAMQQQQFQQQARYSKMPNGAMNQSLPPLQQQPPPQMMNSNNRKSSYPQLQQPSNIRTNRSMHGIPASAGNFVDPISSGGRSHSNNNIAGYGQQQMPLQNPTITQQQHGHSIKPTSRKNRNSNMPNLGYASSMGFNNFVRPSTNGNSSQSRLNSMSSFNPGPQYQNNNPRGMPPQQMVNSSSRMSMPLSTKPSNFSMNANKQQQMDTQRQFSSSTTIDHSESNPNMSTNSVLHNNMQYQNEYQNGNGNQNQMNVNTNTNNNNGNGPSTPEIQQHPQVPQITVFGSSPAPTTSTQGTYETTDGDDSNATEEKKGGKKKKRFGLFKKKNKK, encoded by the coding sequence ATGTCTTCATTGAGAGTTTTAACTTTGGGTAACAACCCAAATATCCCACTGTATACTTCCAGATTCCAAGCAGCAAAAAGTGTTGAACTATTCCACGTAAGTGATTCCGAATCAaatgttttccaattggaaACCTTCCGTAATGGAACTGAACAATTTGAAGTGGCTAATCATTTTACCTCTTTGGATTCTCTTGCCTCCAGCTTAGAAGGCCAAGAAAACTGCTTCTTCGATTTGGTCATTTTGAGCGCCTCTTCATTGCAAGAACTATCATCTGTCGTATCCAAATTAGGTCCCTTAATAAATACCAACACCAAGATGTTTTTAGAAAGTAGTGGGTTTGTTCAATTGGAACCATTCGTTAAGATGTCTATGGATTCATCCCAATTGAGTGTCTTCAGTATCATTTCCGACTTTGATATTCGTGAAATTGCTCCAAATAGATTCAAACAATTCCCAACGAATAACTCATCTGTTAATGGTGCTACCATTTATCTGGGAGATAGCAGTGCCAGTAAGattcaacaacagcaatCCGGCTTTTCTCATAAATATCCGAAAAACATTTGTGGTCTTTTAGACACTTTCAAGAgattattccaaaaattattCCCTAAGGAAACTATTGACTTGTGTAATTACTCATCTTTAGAGTTCCTATCTCAGCAATGGACCTTTGCCATTCCTCACATATGTTTTgatccattattaataatgcTAGAAGAAACtgatccaaataatttacACAATCAAATTCTTGCCAAACCATTAATATCAGGTCTAGTCACTGAAACGGTTACTGTGGCCAAGAATATGGGTGtcaaattacaaaataatttggataatGAGAATAGTTTGTTACAATACTGGCAAAACCAATACCAATCTGACGATGAAACACCTGCATTAGTGTACCATTTCCTTCATAAGACAGCACCATTGAATATTGACTTGGTTGTCTTGCAAATTATCTTACTGGCTGATGATTTCAGTATCAAGACACCATATTTAGaatttttatattctttattatgTCAATAtcagaaattgaatgatggAACATCTAAATGGTTTATGAGGAAACAAGATACTTCCAAATCAGATTCCAAGTTAATttcattggaaaatgaaaattccAGATTGATGGATACGCTCCATGAAAAGGAGGAAATTGTGAAGAGTTTACAGAACAAGGAATATAATTACAAGGGAACTATCGAAAATTCACAAAATCAATTGACAAATCTCAATGAGCAATTAAGCACGAATGATAGACAACATCAAGAAGAGGTTCGTAGATTGGAAGCTAAATTGCAAAACACATCCCTAAACGTGTCAAATAACTCTCCAAGCAGACAAATGCAAACAGCATCTTCAGCAGTGCAACAATTGAAGCAAGATGAATATAAAGTTACCGGAACACCAAATCTCAAAGACCTAGAGGATTTTGCCGTTCATAATGTCAATTATGGTGAATCACCATCTcaccaacaacaattacaacCTCCCCATTCTCAATCCCAATCACAATCCTCTCTTGCAGGACAAACATCATCGCACAGATCCGGCTCTTCAGATACCAGTTTTGATAACGATACAACGTTGAAGGAACGTGAGTTAGAATTACGGAAGAAGGAGTTAGAATTACAAGAACGTGAATTAGAAATGCAAAAAAGAGCCatgcaacaacaacaatttcaacaacAGGCAAGGTATTCAAAGATGCCTAATGGTGCAATGAATCAATCATTGCCACCATTGCAGCAACAACCTCCACCACAAATGATGAACTCAAATAATAGGAAATCATCATATCCACAATTACAACAACCTTCCAATATACGTACTAATAGATCAATGCATGGTATCCCTGCATCTGCGGGCAATTTTGTCGATCCCATTTCTTCAGGTGGTAGATCTCATAGCAACAATAATATAGCTGGCTATGGTCAACAACAAATGCCCTTACAAAATCCAACAATAACGCAACAACAACATGGACATTCCATCAAACCAACAAGCAGGAAGAATAGAAATAGTAATATGCCTAACCTTGGTTATGCATCCAGTATGGGgttcaataattttgtgAGACCATCCACGAATGGTAACTCGAGCCAAAGTCGTTTAAATTCCATGTCAAGCTTCAACCCTGGCCCTCAAtaccaaaataataacCCTAGGGGCATGCCACCTCAACAAATGGTTAATTCGTCATCGAGAATGAGTATGCCTCTGTCTACTAAGCCAAGCAATTTCAGTATGAATGCTAACAAGCAACAACAGATGGATACACAAAGACAATTTAGTTCAAGTACTACCATAGACCACAGTGAAAGTAATCCAAATATGTCAACGAACTCTGTTCTGCATAATAACATGCAATACCAGAATGAGTACCAAAACGGGAACGGGAATCAAAACCAAATGAATGTGAATACTAATactaataacaataatggGAACGGACCTTCAACACCAGAAATCCAACAACATCCACAAGTGCCTCAAATTACTGTATTTGGCTCATCACCTGCGCCAACCACTTCCACTCAAGGTACATACGAAACTACGGATGGAGACGATTCCAATGCCACAGAGGAGAAAAAGGGCGgtaagaagaaaaagagatttggtttatttaagaaaaagaataagaaatGA
- the PHO85 gene encoding cyclin-dependent serine/threonine-protein kinase PHO85 (ancestral locus Anc_8.482), with protein MSSSSQFKQLEKLGNGTYATVYKGLNKTTGAYVALKEVKLDSEEGTPSTAIREISLMKELKHENIVRLYDVIHTENKLTLVFEYMDNDLKKYMDSRTVGNSPRGLELNLVKYFQWQLLEGLAFCHENKILHRDLKPQNLLINKKGALKLGDFGLARAFGIPVNTFSSEVVTLWYRAPDVLMGSRTYSTSIDIWSCGCILAEMITGKPLFPGSNDEEQLKLIFETMGTPTEATWPGVSALPKYNPNFPQRLPKDLRMVLQPYCKEPLDDNVIDLLHGLLQLNPDMRLSAKQALHHPWFAEYYQHYTPAPPSS; from the exons ATGTCCTCCTCATCACA ATTcaaacaattggaaaaattaggTAATGGTACGTACGCCACAGTATACAAAGGACTAAATAAGACCACGGGTGCTTATGTGGCTTTGAAGGAAGTGAAGCTGGATTCGGAAGAAGGTACACCTTCTACCGCGATTCGtgaaatatcattaatgaaagaattgaaacatGAGAACATTGTTAGATTATACGATGTCATCCATACTGAGAATAAACTGACTTTGGTCTTTGAATATATGGACAAcgatttgaagaaatatatgGATTCAAGAACTGTGGGAAACTCACCTCGTGGTttagaattgaatttaGTGAAATACTTCCAATGGCAATTATTGGAAGGTTTAGCCTTCTGCCACGAAAATAAGATTCTACATCGTGATTTGAAACCACAGAATCTTCTAATTAATAAGAAAGGTGCCTTGAAACTAGGAGATTTCGGATTAGCTCGTGCGTTTGGAATCCCAGTGAACACATTCTCAAGCGAAGTGGTCACATTATGGTATCGTGCCCCCGATGTTCTAATGGGCTCAAGAACTTACTCAACGTCGATTGATATTTGGTCATGTGGGTGCATATTGGCTGAAATGATCACGGGAAAGCCTTTGTTCCCAGGTTCCAATGATGAGGAACAGTTGAAATTAATCTTCGAGACTATGGGAACCCCCACGGAAGCTACCTGGCCTGGTGTATCAGCATTGCCCAAATACAATCCAAATTTCCCTCAAAGATTACCAAAGGACCTAAGAATGGTACTTCAACCTTATTGCAAAGAACCTCTTGACGATAATGTCATTGATTTGTTGCATGGATTGCTACAATTGAACCCGGATATGAGATTGAGTGCAAAGCAGGCATTGCACCATCCATGGTTTGCAGAATACTACCAACACTACACTCCAGCGCCACCCTCCTCTTAG
- the TRM44 gene encoding tRNA (uracil) methyltransferase (ancestral locus Anc_8.481): protein MGKNLSSSHNEGFKFIIDEKSILGDGWLSMYRTGGPVQFKKEHFERAMTNLIREPNINSTAILRADILSEVEYDLNGAEDDGEAKILESKMQKLEITEDLEANMIAIDDIKPRLAEFHGDNNLDLQTSFEFVRRIIPRNPSKDALINQTCLILNSPKKHPETSLIIYTPHIEEEDDYPFYIPRVKSVAILLHENVLSVHYLPFPNEVEILHDEAQRVVRTAYRLLQTASKHSKGVMQGYEKRVNHDQVVDKVKFQDTYIILKKKYSKFLVDNWAESTDPKKHVFEDIAIAAFLLELWIKIYGPDFKTKMQFRDLGCGNGVLCHILISEGVKGVGIDARHRKSWSIFPAEVRACLKEQVIIPSVLLRPHPEVKKRAPHLEHNGRMFPVKVAHELIAPATLVYSSADLLASPQVSVAEFPSNTFIIGNHSDELTCWIPLLGYPFMVIPCCSHNLSGQRIRFHPRKQLKETPVSQHNKKNGEKNNSGNSTYAGLVDHVEYIATRVGWEVEKEMLRIPSTRNAAIIGYINPNLKNFPTQSVYDAIIEDSGPDSWVENTMSLMKRSPRNH from the coding sequence ATGGGTAAAAATTTATCTTCCTCACACAACGAGGGATTCAAGTTCATAATAGACGAGAAAAGTATCCTCGGCGATGGCTGGTTGAGCATGTATCGCACTGGTGGCCCTGTGCAGTTCAAGAAGGAACATTTCGAGAGAGCCATGACTAATTTGATTAGAGAACCTAATATTAATTCTACCGCCATCCTGAGGGCAGATATTCTTAGTGAAGTGGAGTACGATTTGAATGGCGCTGAGGATGATGGTGAAGCAAAAATTTTGGAGTCCAAGATGcaaaaattggaaatcaCTGAGGATTTGGAGGCCAATATGATTGCCATTGATGATATCAAGCCTAGATTGGCGGAATTCCATGGTGATAACAATTTGGATCTGCAAAcatcttttgaatttgtGAGAAGAATAATACCTAGAAATCCATCTAAGGATGCCTTGATTAATCAGACGTGTCTTATCTTAAATAGCCCCAAGAAACACCCAGAGACTTCATTGATTATTTATACTCCTCATatcgaagaagaagacgatTATCCATTCTACATACCTCGTGTGAAATCAGTTGCTATCCTATTACATGAAAATGTCTTATCAGTGCATTATTTGCCATTCCCCAATGAAGTGGAAATATTACACGATGAAGCACAAAGGGTCGTAAGAACTGCATATAGATTACTACAAACGGCTTCCAAACATTCCAAGGGTGTTATGCAAGGTTATGAAAAGAGAGTGAATCATGATCAAGTGGTTGATAAGGtcaaattccaagatacatacataatattaaaaaagaaatactCCAAGTTTCTAGTAGATAACTGGGCTGAATCAACCGACCCAAAAAAACATgtctttgaagatattgcCATTGCCGCGTTCTTGCTTGAATTATGGATTAAAATATATGGTCCTGATTTCAAAACAAAGATGCAATTCAGAGATTTAGGTTGTGGTAACGGTGTCTTATGTCATATCTTAATAAGTGAAGGTGTCAAGGGTGTCGGTATTGATGCTAGACATCGTAAATCATGGAGTATATTCCCTGCAGAGGTACGAGCTTGTTTGAAAGAACAAGTGATCATCCCATCTGTATTATTACGTCCTCACCCAGAGGTAAAGAAGAGAGCTCCTCATTTAGAGCATAATGGAAGGATGTTCCCTGTGAAAGTGGCACATGAATTGATTGCACCAGCTACTTTGGTATACTCCAGTGCAGATTTATTAGCCTCACCACAAGTAAGCGTGGCAGAATTTCCCTCTAACACATTTATCATCGGGAACCATTCAGATGAATTGACATGTTGGATCCCATTATTAGGATATCCGTTTATGGTTATTCCATGTTGTTCGCATAACTTGTCTGGTCAAAGGATCCGATTCCACCCTAGAAAGCAATTAAAGGAAACACCTGTTAGTCAACATAATAAGAAGAATGGTGAAAAGAACAACAGTGGTAATAGTACATATGCCGGTTTAGTGGATCATGTGGAATACATTGCCACACGTGTTGGCTGGGAAGTTGAGAAGGAAATGTTAAGAATTCCAAGCACTCGAAATGCAGCAATTATCGGGTATATTAACCCAAACTTGAAGAATTTCCCCACACAAAGTGTTTACGACGCTATAATAGAGGATAGTGGACCCGATTCATGGGTGGAAAATACCATGTCCTTGATGAAGAGAAGTCCCAGAAACCATTAG
- the SUV3 gene encoding ATP-dependent RNA helicase SUV3 (ancestral locus Anc_8.480), whose protein sequence is MSVMLRHLCVPVNPLRFRSIQLRTALRCLHMIREPAPLHIFEDRNWLVRKPTYSYLPKHELKSSKPYFDFTIDCDNVYTKNEQFRKELDLALKRIYQDQVSAATRKESKLKKYTWCKLRDYIYQQLNNPDLDSIIDQYRTTLYKTIQPNEPKTIIPQLVKCQEIDNPQMWSELLKKEPTSIMLSDKYHYLLIEIFDHIYRQEIIPSFYEEDESKTEVNISNPAEWFSEARKIRRHIIMHIGPTNSGKTYKALQKLKTAESGYYAGPLRLLAREIYDRFKSEGIRCNLLTGEEVIRDLDDMGNSAKLTSGTVEMVPLNKKFDIVVLDEIQMMSDEDRGWAWTNALLGAQAREVHLCGEKSTLPLVRKIVEMTGDQLTINEYERLGGLNVEKKSIKTKLKGLERGDCIVAFSKKKILDLKLEIEAKTDMKVAVIYGSLPPETRVQQANLFNSGEADILVASDAIGMGLNLSIDRIIFSTDLKFNGKELINLSSSNIKQIGGRAGRFKSHDEDRPTGYISSFDSAVLQSVKEGIEAPIEYLKSAVIWPTDKICEQLLMRFPPGTPPSVLLQTLSDQLEKGSKKIFKVSNLKDKFEVIKIFEHMDDIPFLDKLKLSNAPVKDLPMVKKAFYNFCQTIAKGQTRGLLTYNIPFKLLDYRYITDDKNGLEVYEALYNIIMLFFWLSNRYPSYFVDLESATDLKYFCEMIIFEKLDRLKKNPYLRKSFAPTQRGSFSFNNRRNNRH, encoded by the coding sequence ATGTCGGTCATGTTAAGGCACTTATGTGTTCCAGTGAATCCCTTACGTTTTCGATCCATCCAGCTTCGAACAGCTTTAAGATGTTTGCACATGATACGTGAGCCTGCTCCCCTACatatatttgaagataGGAATTGGTTAGTAAGGAAACCTACCTACTCGTACCTCCCGAAGCATGAACTAAAGAGCAGTAAaccatattttgattttacTATTGATTGTGATAATGTTTACACCAAAAACGAACAGTTTAGGAAGGAGTTAGATTTGGCGTTGAAGAGAATTTACCAAGATCAAGTATCTGCAGCTACTAGGAAAGAATCTAAACTGAAAAAATATACCTGGTGTAAATTGCGTGACTACATCTATCAACAACTGAATAATCCAGATTTGGATTCCATTATAGATCAATACAGAACGACCCTTTATAAAACTATCCAACCGAATGAACCCAAGACCATCATACCGCAGTTAGTAAAGTGCCAAGAAATAGATAATCCGCAAATGTGGAGTGAACTGCTGAAGAAAGAACCCACTAGTATTATGTTAAGTGATAAGTATCATTATCTacttattgaaatattcgATCATATTTATAGACAAGAAATCATACCGTCATTTTACGAGGAGGATGAGAGTAAGACTGAAGTTAATATCTCCAACCCAGCAGAATGGTTCTCAGAGGCAAGAAAAATAAGACGACATATAATAATGCATATTGGCCCCACTAATTCAGGTAAGACGTATAAGGCGCTACAAAAGCTGAAAACTGCTGAAAGCGGGTATTATGCAGGTCCATTGCGGTTATTGGCGAGAGAAATATATGATAGATTTAAATCAGAGGGAATCAGATGTAATCTGCTGACAGGTGAAGAAGTCATTAGGGATTTAGATGATATGGGGAATTCAGCCAAATTAACATCTGGTACTGTGGAAATGGTTCCCTTGAATAAGAAATTCGATATTGTTGTATTAGATGAGATTCAAATGATGAGTGATGAAGATCGTGGATGGGCATGGACCAATGCTTTATTAGGTGCCCAAGCTCGTGAAGTTCATCTTTGTGGGGAAAAAAGTACTTTACCATTAGTGAGAAAAATTGTGGAAATGACTGGTGATCAGCTAACTATTAATGAGTATGAAAGATTGGGGGGACTGAATGTCGAAAAGAAATctataaaaacaaaactcAAAGGTCTTGAACGAGGTGATTGTATTGTTgcattttcaaagaagaagatcttggatttgaaattagaaattGAAGCCAAAACAGATATGAAAGTTGCAGTTATTTACGGTTCTCTGCCTCCAGAAACGAGAGTTCAACAGgctaatttatttaatagtGGTGAAGCTGATATTTTAGTTGCATCAGATGCAATTGGGATGGgattgaatttatcaattgatagaattattttctctaccgatttgaaattcaatgggaaagaattaattaaCTTAAGTTCATCTAACATTAAGCAGATTGGGGGTAGAGCAGGACGATTTAAATCTCATGATGAAGATCGCCCCACTGGTTACATTTCGAGTTTTGATAGCGCAGTGCTACAGTCAGTTAAGGAAGGTATAGAAGCACctattgaatatttaaaaagtGCAGTCATCTGGCCAACTGATAAAATTTGTGAACAATTGTTAATGAGATTCCCACCGGGGACACCCCCAAGTGTATTGCTACAGACATTATCTGATCAATTAGAAAAAGGTTCCAAGAAGATATTTAAAGTATCGAATTTAAAGgataaatttgaagttATTAAGATTTTCGAGCATATGGATGATATTCCCTTCCTGGacaaattaaaattgaGTAATGCACCAGTGAAAGATTTACCTATGGTAAAGAAGGCTTTCTACAACTTTTGTCAAACAATTGCTAAGGGTCAAACCCGAGGTTTGCTAACATATAACATACCATTCAAATTACTTGACTACCGATATATCACAGATGATAAGAACGGATTAGAAGTCTATGAAGCTCTatataatatcatcatGTTATTCTTCTGGCTAAGTAACAGGTATCCAAGCTATTTCGTTGACCTAGAATCTGCCACTGatctaaaatatttctgTGAAATGattatatttgaaaaattggaccgattgaagaagaatccATATTTGAGAAAGTCATTCGCGCCAACCCAACGAGGTTCTTTCTCATTCAATAATAGAAGAAACAATCGTCATTAG